Proteins encoded together in one Caldicellulosiruptor saccharolyticus DSM 8903 window:
- a CDS encoding FecCD family ABC transporter permease: MVSIGVGSVFIPPLRVLKALFSLIGFKVAGVSQMDLTIIGQIRLPRIIIAMTVGMSLSVAGALVQGLYRNPMADPGIIGTSSGASFGAISCIALSLNTISIFYLPLFSFVGALSISFLVYKLATKNRKTPILNLILIGIAVSTFISSINSLILSNINQYQVSEYIFWMLGGLDSRSWTHVKISFVPLVILILCSLIFAKRINILILGEEESYTIGVNPERLKKRLLILVSLLTGIAVSVSGAISFVGLITPHILRLIVGSDYRKLIPASILGGGIFLIVCDTIARVLFSPIEVKVGIITSIVGAPYFLYLLKKRENEVTI; encoded by the coding sequence GTGGTCTCAATAGGGGTGGGAAGTGTGTTTATCCCTCCCCTTCGTGTTTTAAAGGCACTTTTTTCACTCATTGGTTTTAAAGTAGCTGGGGTCAGCCAGATGGATCTGACAATTATAGGCCAGATTAGACTTCCCAGAATAATAATTGCTATGACTGTAGGCATGAGCTTGTCTGTTGCAGGAGCACTTGTGCAGGGACTTTATAGAAACCCTATGGCAGATCCGGGTATAATTGGAACATCAAGCGGTGCGAGCTTCGGGGCAATTTCTTGTATTGCTCTTTCGCTCAACACCATAAGCATTTTTTATTTACCTTTATTTTCATTTGTAGGCGCACTTAGTATTTCTTTTTTAGTATACAAGCTTGCAACAAAAAACAGGAAAACTCCCATTTTGAACCTGATATTAATTGGCATTGCTGTATCCACTTTTATATCCTCAATAAATTCCCTTATCCTCTCAAACATCAATCAGTACCAGGTAAGCGAGTATATATTTTGGATGCTGGGTGGGCTTGATAGTCGCAGCTGGACACATGTGAAGATAAGTTTTGTGCCTCTTGTTATTTTGATACTGTGTTCACTTATTTTTGCAAAGAGGATAAACATTCTAATATTAGGAGAAGAAGAAAGCTATACAATTGGTGTCAACCCTGAGAGACTCAAAAAACGGCTTTTAATTTTAGTTTCTCTTTTAACAGGGATTGCAGTTTCAGTTTCAGGTGCGATTTCATTTGTGGGGCTGATAACACCACATATTTTAAGGCTTATTGTCGGAAGTGATTATAGAAAACTAATTCCTGCTTCAATTCTTGGTGGTGGAATTTTTTTGATAGTGTGCGACACAATTGCAAGAGTGTTGTTTTCACCAATTGAAGTAAAGGTTGGGATTATAACCTCAATTGTGGGTGCACCGTACTTTTTGTACCTTTTAAAAAAGCGTGAGAATGAGGTGACAATTTGA